TGCTCACTAAGCAACTTTTCACATGCATTAACCAGAAACTTTATCTGCAGCACGCAATAATTATTAGACAAAATGTCAATAACAGGACTGTGTAGCGAGTATAAAAGCAAAGacagcaaaaaaacaataatttaaaagttAGATATCAGCAAtgcagcaaaacatttaaagagattaaagtaatacaatttaattagaaaaaagtgttttttggcGGCCCTTTTTTCATTCCTGTGGGTAGAGAAGTGTTAATACATCAGACATCCATTTAGGCAGAAGTATTTTTACTAAGTGCAGCTTAAATGCTGGTATTATGTTCTGtatacatacaataaatacagtatatacaatgTAGaaacaatgtgtctgtgtgtatttcccTCTGTCAACAGTGTGGATGGACAATTTGAAGTGGCACTTTACTGCAATGCACTGGTGTCTCCTAACGGTTGTGTGTACTGGTTGCCTCCCGCCATCTACCGCAGTGCTTGTGCCATCACTGTCAACTACTTTCCCTTTGACTGGCAGAACTGCACCATGGTCTTCCGGTGAGTAGAGATCTGTAGGGATTTGATGACTGGCCAGTGAGCAgtacatgtacatttatttcagtATAAAACATTAGTTCACTCTTTTAGAAAGTAAAACGCCTCAGATCCACTATGTCGCTCTCAAATGGGTTGTCTTGTCACTCAAGAATCtgttaatcaatcaatcaatattcTAATTAATTATATTGCACTACACAGTGCTATgacataatgtaatataaatcaaagagaatacattatataataacatCAGAGATCAACATTAACTATAGAATAGCATATGTATTGTTGTTATAGTGAGATGTGCGATATAATGTACATACTCACATGTTCACAGAGCTATAGCTATTATTGAGAACACAGAAGTCATGTCCCAATGGTTTATAGGAATTTAGCGGTTTTAACAACATGTGGAGAACATTTTACTTGCTTAAACAAATTATACATGGAGTTTAAAATTTAATTCAAGccatttttgaaaagaaaatgtaaaatttGACAGTGTTTAggtaaaacattacatttgatttgatgaaGGGATCTAGTTCTTCTCTTCCTTTGATATCCTGGCAGTATAGActactttaaataataaatttaGACCATGTGTTTAAATGATGATGTGAGGTAACATTTTgagaacatttcatttaaataaaataagtaaattagTTAAATGCACTGTGGGAATATGGACTCTCCCGTCAAGTTTCTGTGTAAAGAGAATCCACAGTGTCCCAACCAGGAACAATGATTCCTTCATTCGTGGTCCCTTTTCAATGCTGTCTTGTGAAGTGAATAGATGgctgtgtttgttgtggttACATGTCTTCTCCCTGTGTTCAGCTCGCAGACTTACAGTGCCAACGAGATCAAACTGGTTCTCAAAGAGGAGAATAACCGCACATTGGAATGGGTGGATATTGACCCGGAGGCTTTTACAGGTAGAGCAACATTTGAATAATAGGTTTTGAACAATTAAACAGAATAAGACGAAGCACTGTCATTATCTAAAGTGTAGCAAAATGTCCTTCTGCAATTTAATTTTGTTAGAAAACGGAGAGTGGGCCATCAAACACAGGCCAGCTAAGAAACTGATCAACACTCAGTTCACTAAAGATGAGCTGGAGTACCAAGAGGTGgtcttcttcctcatcatccAGAGAAAGCCCCTCTTCTACGTCATCAACATCATCGCTCCCTGTGTGCTCTTTTCCTCCCTCGGCCTTCTTGTCTACTTCTTACCTGCCAAAGGTCTTTTTCCCTCACTATGTGTATTTAAATTAACCACAGGTAGTCAGACCTTTGTCACGTTAACCTTACCCGAGTCTAGGGGAGTCAAGGCAAAAAGGTACATTGCTTGGGGTATTGTTACAAGGAGAACTACTGTCTTCAAATGCATGGCACATTGAGGCTTTCCAAGATCTCAAACACATATATCTAGATCCATGTGGTTGACCCGACACTGGTCTGGCTCCTGGTTACAATAAGTCATTGCTGCAACACTGTGGTCCTGAAGACTAGGGCCGCACATATATGGCCAAAATGATAATCACCATTGTTTTGATCGATATTGCGATCACGATTATTCATCACGAAATTAGACATTGACTTTTGGggacaacatttcttttttgcactTTAACATTTCgattaattgtgcagccctaATGGAGACACACACTAGAGGGAAGAACCAAAAAAGTGGTTTTGACTACTTTGACAGATGTTTATGTCTCTGGCCAGAGCGACACAACTGTgcaagatgcagtcacacaactttacaggtgtgtagttCAGATttgcctcttgtcaggccacagttgaaaataagaatttgttcttaatctgtttcgcctggctaaataaaggttaaataaaaaataaaaaatattcaaataaggCTGATTTTAAAGATATGGTCCAAGCAAGTGCACTGGAAGTAGGGGGTAGGAAGTAGGGTagacccccccgcccctcctaccaacacacacacacacacttaacgcCCTGTGCCCTATTTGGCGTCTTGGCTGGTGTGATCCCTTCACAAGATGATCTGTGGTTAATATCTGTTTTCAACACAAAACCTCACCACTCTTACTGAATATTGGTTTGAGTTTTGCAGCGGGTGGTCAGAAGTGCACCATGTCTATTGCCACTCTTCTGGGCCAGACtgtgttcctcttcctcatcgctAAGAAGGTTCCAGAGACTTCGAGGGCAGTGCCTCTAATTGGAAAGTAAGTTTGTGTAACCACTTTCAGATTCCAGGTCAGAGTTACAGAtctgaagagagaaaaagatgtgatttcttatttttactGCAGGTATTTGATGTTTGTGATGTCAGTGACCAccatggtggtgatgaactgTGTGATAGTCCTCAACGTTTCCCTGAGAACCCCAAACACTCACATAATGACAGATAAAGTTCGAAAGGTGAGCCTGCGACCAGAACAAGCCCTTTTATTTCCATTAAGAAGCTACGAAATGTGTGCTGTGTAAACACGGGTCTATTTGCCTCTGACCCTGTGACCTCCTCAGATCCTCCTAAACATCCTGCCTCGGCTGCTGAGGATGCAGATGCGACCCTGGAAGCCAAACGGGGACAACACAGACACTAGAAATGGAGAAACTCTGGCTCCAGACGGGGACGGTGTGTTCCTGGTCCCCTGTCGACGCCGCAGCTCCATGACCCTCATGACCAAGGCAGAGGAATATGCAATGAAAACAGCTCGGTCTGAACTCATGTTTGCCAGactcaaagaaagaaatggccTGATGCAATCAGTATTAGAGAAGCTAAGTAAGTATTTGAATGAGTTTCCATGCTTAAAGTACACATGGACGTTGTCATGACTTCCTGGTGTGTTTTGAACACAGATGATGGGCTGGAGGGGGGTACAGCTGAGCAGCTCAGTGCCAGCCTGGCGAAGGCCTCCCCACAGCTGaagcagtgtgtgtcctcttgcAAACACATAGCTGAGACTGCAAGGCAACAGAACAACTTCCAGAATGTAAGATCTACATTTCTATATCTGCTTATCTTCTGAGGTTTCAACATCAATCAACACCAGTGATAATCTCAACATTTTTCTTCCAATCCGCTAGGAGAATGAAGAGTGGTTCCTAGTCGCCAGGGTGATCGACAGGGCCTGCTTTATTGTTATGGTGTCGGTGTTTTTTATCGGCACTATTGGGATCTTCCTTACGGGCCATTTTAACCAGCCTCCATCCTCACCTTTCCTTGGGGATCCCAAGAAGTATCTCCCTCAATAGACAATCTCACTGATCTAATTGAGAATGGGATAGGAGAAAACGTATTTGGGTGAAACAGGAGAAAGTCTCCAGATTTGATCCCTTTAATCCAAGTGGAAATCTGACGGTGTACATCAGGGATGCACTAATGACACGGACTGAGAATGAAGAAGATGTGGGGTCTGTGGTCTATCACAAAGGTGAAGACAAACAACCTTGTTCATGGTGATAACGGATCCACTGCACAGCCGTGTGGATGCTACACGTGAACTGTGGTGACTCATGCTGATATCAGCATGAGTCAATGGCTCTTGAGGTTGAGAATATGTTTAGCATAAAAGGCTGTTTATGACAAACAAAGAGCATGTTCCTTTGGTCTTCCTGTGACCAGCTCAGTGTTTGATGTAAGTTTACTTTTGCGCCCACTGTCAACTTTGATCAAATTCAAGGTCATGGTGATAAACTACAAGATGCAGAAACAGCCAAATGTGACacataaatgtttttatcaATTAAAGTACAACTGTAATCTTGTAATTGCTTAATCTCAGACTTTTCTTAATCAAAAGTTTGACACTTTTTGCGAGGCACGTAGAGAGCACTTACACCCCCAGGCTTCCCCGAAACACAGGCGCACTGCACAGCCCCCCACCTCTGGAAGCAGGATTTCAATTACATGGCTGAGTGGTGCCT
This Cyclopterus lumpus isolate fCycLum1 chromosome 17, fCycLum1.pri, whole genome shotgun sequence DNA region includes the following protein-coding sequences:
- the chrng gene encoding acetylcholine receptor subunit gamma isoform X2, with the translated sequence MDSGPPLTLSLFLMVFIIFATAAAINLEGELFKDLMKGYNKNVRPTENSGDITRVDVKMTLTNLISLNEKEEALTTSVWLEMQWCDYRLRWDQPPRLALYGNITSELRIPSKSIWLPDIILENNVDGQFEVALYCNALVSPNGCVYWLPPAIYRSACAITVNYFPFDWQNCTMVFRSQTYSANEIKLVLKEENNRTLEWVDIDPEAFTENGEWAIKHRPAKKLINTQFTKDELEYQEVVFFLIIQRKPLFYVINIIAPCVLFSSLGLLVYFLPAKAGGQKCTMSIATLLGQTVFLFLIAKKVPETSRAVPLIGKYLMFVMSVTTMVVMNCVIVLNVSLRTPNTHIMTDKVRKILLNILPRLLRMQMRPWKPNGDNTDTRNGETLAPDGDGVFLVPCRRRSSMTLMTKAEEYAMKTARSELMFARLKERNGLMQSVLEKLNDGLEGGTAEQLSASLAKASPQLKQCVSSCKHIAETARQQNNFQNENEEWFLVARVIDRACFIVMVSVFFIGTIGIFLTGHFNQPPSSPFLGDPKKYLPQ
- the chrng gene encoding acetylcholine receptor subunit gamma isoform X1 → MDSGPPLTLSLFLMVFIIFATVSYVLALCGSSGAAAINLEGELFKDLMKGYNKNVRPTENSGDITRVDVKMTLTNLISLNEKEEALTTSVWLEMQWCDYRLRWDQPPRLALYGNITSELRIPSKSIWLPDIILENNVDGQFEVALYCNALVSPNGCVYWLPPAIYRSACAITVNYFPFDWQNCTMVFRSQTYSANEIKLVLKEENNRTLEWVDIDPEAFTENGEWAIKHRPAKKLINTQFTKDELEYQEVVFFLIIQRKPLFYVINIIAPCVLFSSLGLLVYFLPAKAGGQKCTMSIATLLGQTVFLFLIAKKVPETSRAVPLIGKYLMFVMSVTTMVVMNCVIVLNVSLRTPNTHIMTDKVRKILLNILPRLLRMQMRPWKPNGDNTDTRNGETLAPDGDGVFLVPCRRRSSMTLMTKAEEYAMKTARSELMFARLKERNGLMQSVLEKLNDGLEGGTAEQLSASLAKASPQLKQCVSSCKHIAETARQQNNFQNENEEWFLVARVIDRACFIVMVSVFFIGTIGIFLTGHFNQPPSSPFLGDPKKYLPQ